Proteins found in one Rhodobacter capsulatus SB 1003 genomic segment:
- a CDS encoding ABC transporter ATP-binding protein, producing the protein MRNGAQPVLEVTNLKTIFRTRGGEVHAVNSVSFDLKPGELLGVVGESGSGKSVTMMSLIGLLPSPPAEVRDGRVMFDGLDLLKCTPAQLRAVRGPGVGFIFQDPMTSLNPVFTVGYQLREPLMKHMGMTKAQAQVRAQELLELVGIPDAGRRLKDFPHQFSGGMRQRVMIAIALACDPKVLIADEPTTALDVTIQAQILELVKDLRQKLGMAIVWITHDLGVIAGIADRIMVMYGGQIVEHGTVKEVFAKPRHPYTRALLQTVPSVRGERAEKLNVIEGQPPILRAAPTACPFRDRCTLRFAACDAANPARYAVGPGHDAACFWDFDTDAPRREVTETADV; encoded by the coding sequence ATGCGCAACGGCGCGCAGCCCGTGCTCGAGGTGACGAACCTCAAGACGATCTTTCGCACCCGTGGCGGCGAGGTGCATGCGGTCAACTCTGTTTCCTTCGACCTGAAACCCGGCGAATTGCTGGGGGTGGTCGGCGAATCCGGGTCCGGCAAATCCGTCACCATGATGTCGCTGATCGGGCTTTTGCCCAGCCCCCCCGCCGAGGTGCGGGACGGCCGGGTGATGTTTGACGGGCTTGACCTGCTCAAATGCACCCCCGCGCAGCTGCGCGCGGTGCGCGGCCCCGGCGTCGGTTTCATCTTTCAGGATCCGATGACCTCGCTCAACCCGGTGTTCACCGTGGGCTATCAGCTGCGCGAGCCGCTGATGAAGCACATGGGGATGACGAAGGCGCAGGCGCAGGTGCGGGCGCAGGAGCTGCTTGAACTGGTCGGCATCCCCGATGCCGGGCGGCGGCTGAAGGATTTCCCGCATCAGTTCTCGGGCGGGATGCGGCAGCGGGTGATGATCGCGATTGCGCTGGCCTGCGATCCGAAAGTCCTGATCGCGGATGAGCCCACGACCGCGCTGGACGTGACGATTCAGGCGCAAATCCTGGAACTGGTGAAGGATCTTCGGCAGAAACTGGGCATGGCGATTGTCTGGATCACCCATGATCTGGGCGTGATCGCGGGCATCGCCGACCGGATCATGGTCATGTATGGCGGCCAGATCGTCGAACATGGCACGGTGAAAGAGGTCTTTGCCAAGCCCCGCCACCCCTATACGCGGGCGCTGTTGCAGACCGTTCCCAGCGTGCGCGGCGAGCGGGCCGAGAAACTGAACGTGATCGAGGGCCAGCCGCCGATCCTGCGCGCCGCCCCCACGGCCTGCCCGTTCCGCGACCGCTGCACCCTGCGCTTTGCCGCCTGCGACGCCGCCAATCCGGCGCGATACGCGGTGGGCCCTGGCCATGATGCGGCCTGTTTTTGGGATTTCGACACCGACGCCCCGCGCCGGGAAGTGACGGAGACAGCCGATGTTTGA
- a CDS encoding NAD(P)/FAD-dependent oxidoreductase has product MPFVISLNDPVRFSAALPEAADVVVVGAGIAGVMAAHFLALAGRRVVVLEKGRVAGEQSSRNWGWIRQQGRDPAELPIMQEAMRLWEGLAAELGPELGFRRCGVAYLSDKPATAEAFAAWVDLARAHGLESHHLGRAQLAAAIPHATNWVTGLITPSDARAEPFVAVPMLAERARRAGVTVIEHCAVRALDIAAGQVAGVVTENGRIRCAQVLVAAGAWSSLFLRRHGLSLPQLLVRSTVAQTVPLPEITQVSGVDDVFAWRRRLDGSYTVAPGTSHDFYLGPDALRHFGKYMPQMRRDLSKTAIHPRAPEPGWPDGWTTARMWSEDRESPFERCRILDPAPNRVFLHNVQRAFGRAFPSLGEPKLVRDWAGMIDVMPDTVPVLDAAPLPGLYVATGLSGHGFGIGPGVGRVMASLMTGEAPGHDLSRFRWGRFTDGSKIDLGPTF; this is encoded by the coding sequence ATGCCGTTTGTGATTTCGCTCAACGATCCCGTGCGTTTTTCCGCGGCCCTGCCCGAGGCTGCCGATGTGGTGGTGGTGGGCGCGGGCATCGCCGGGGTAATGGCGGCTCATTTTCTTGCGCTGGCCGGGCGCCGGGTCGTGGTTTTGGAAAAGGGCCGGGTCGCGGGCGAGCAATCTTCGCGAAACTGGGGCTGGATCCGGCAACAGGGCCGCGATCCCGCCGAATTGCCGATCATGCAGGAGGCGATGCGGCTGTGGGAGGGGCTTGCCGCCGAGCTGGGGCCGGAGCTTGGCTTTCGCCGCTGCGGCGTCGCCTATCTGTCGGACAAGCCCGCCACGGCCGAGGCTTTTGCCGCCTGGGTCGATTTGGCGCGGGCGCATGGGCTCGAAAGTCACCATCTGGGCCGGGCGCAGCTGGCGGCAGCGATTCCCCATGCCACGAATTGGGTGACCGGCCTCATCACCCCCTCCGATGCCCGGGCCGAGCCCTTCGTGGCGGTGCCGATGCTGGCCGAGCGCGCGCGGCGGGCGGGGGTGACGGTGATCGAGCATTGCGCGGTGCGCGCGCTTGACATTGCCGCGGGGCAGGTGGCGGGCGTCGTCACCGAAAACGGCCGCATCCGCTGCGCGCAGGTGCTGGTGGCGGCGGGGGCCTGGTCGTCGCTGTTCCTGCGCCGCCACGGGCTGAGCCTGCCGCAGCTGCTGGTGCGCTCGACCGTGGCGCAGACCGTGCCCCTGCCCGAGATCACGCAAGTTTCGGGCGTCGATGACGTCTTTGCCTGGCGGCGGCGGCTTGATGGCAGCTATACGGTGGCGCCCGGGACCTCGCATGATTTCTACCTGGGGCCCGATGCGCTGCGGCATTTCGGGAAATACATGCCGCAGATGCGCCGCGACCTGTCGAAGACCGCGATCCATCCGCGCGCGCCCGAACCGGGCTGGCCCGATGGCTGGACGACGGCGCGGATGTGGTCCGAGGATCGCGAAAGCCCGTTCGAGCGCTGCCGGATTCTGGACCCCGCGCCGAACCGGGTCTTCCTGCACAATGTCCAGCGCGCCTTCGGGCGGGCCTTCCCGTCCCTGGGCGAACCGAAGCTGGTGCGCGACTGGGCCGGGATGATCGACGTGATGCCCGATACCGTGCCGGTGCTCGATGCCGCGCCGCTGCCGGGCCTTTACGTCGCCACCGGGCTTTCCGGCCATGGCTTCGGGATCGGGCCGGGCGTCGGCCGGGTGATGGCGAGCCTGATGACCGGGGAAGCCCCCGGCCATGACCTGAGCCGCTTCCGTTGGGGCCGTTTTACCGACGGATCAAAAATCGACCTCGGCCCCACCTTCTGA
- a CDS encoding ABC transporter permease: protein MTDTTAAKIRPPRNQWWDVWDQFKTHKGALVGLTIFVAILGLILIGPLVWHIDPTYVDFRARNKGFSLAHPLGTDQLGRDLLARMMAGGKVSISVGLTAMSLSIFLGATIGVLAGYFKRLDGHLMRLTDLFLALPLLPLLLLMVTLFRDPLSKGFGPEGGIFLLIVTAIGATSWMQTARIVRGEVLALKEREFVLAARSIGTPAHRLVLRHILPNVMSPIMVSATLGIASAIITESALSFLGLGFPPDFPTWGRLLFDAVDQIQLYPWRVILPGIAISLTVLSVNYIGDGLRDALDPRIRGR from the coding sequence ATGACTGACACCACCGCTGCCAAAATCCGCCCGCCGCGCAACCAGTGGTGGGATGTCTGGGACCAGTTCAAGACCCACAAGGGCGCGCTGGTCGGCCTGACGATCTTTGTCGCGATCCTCGGCCTGATCCTGATCGGGCCGCTCGTGTGGCACATCGACCCGACCTATGTCGATTTCCGCGCCCGCAACAAGGGCTTCTCGCTTGCCCATCCGCTGGGCACCGACCAGCTGGGCCGGGACCTCCTGGCGCGGATGATGGCGGGGGGCAAGGTCTCGATCTCGGTCGGACTGACCGCGATGTCGCTCTCGATCTTCCTTGGCGCCACGATCGGCGTGCTGGCGGGCTATTTCAAACGCCTTGACGGGCATCTGATGCGGCTCACCGACCTCTTCCTGGCGCTGCCGCTGCTTCCCCTGCTGCTTTTGATGGTGACGCTGTTCCGCGATCCGCTCTCGAAGGGCTTCGGGCCCGAGGGCGGGATCTTCCTGCTGATCGTCACCGCGATCGGCGCGACTTCCTGGATGCAGACCGCCCGCATCGTGCGCGGCGAGGTGCTGGCGCTGAAGGAACGGGAATTCGTGCTGGCGGCGCGCTCGATCGGCACGCCCGCGCATCGGCTGGTGCTGCGCCACATCCTGCCCAACGTGATGTCGCCCATCATGGTCTCGGCGACGCTCGGCATCGCCTCGGCGATCATCACGGAATCGGCGCTGTCGTTCCTGGGCCTCGGCTTCCCGCCCGATTTCCCGACCTGGGGGCGGCTTCTGTTCGATGCCGTCGATCAGATCCAGCTTTACCCCTGGCGGGTGATCCTGCCCGGCATCGCGATTTCGCTGACAGTGCTCAGCGTGAACTACATCGGCGACGGGTTGCGCGACGCGCTTGATCCGCGCATTCGCGGCCGCTGA
- a CDS encoding ABC transporter ATP-binding protein — MFDGGKRPLVEVEGLKMYFPITAGLFRAKVGDVKAVDDVTFTIFEGETLGLVGESGCGKSTCGRAVLRLYEPTAGSVLIDGEDVLAAPPGELRALRPKMQMVFQDPQASLNPRMTVAGIIGEPLDEHTTLNRAQKLARIYELMDKVGLNRDFANRYPHEFSGGQRQRIGIARALALNPRFIVCDEPIAALDVSIQAQVVNLLEELQDSLGLTYLFISHDLSMVRHIADRVAVMYLGRIVELASRDALYEAPLHPYTQALLSAVPEPDPNAETTRQRIILKGDVPSPANPPKGCNFCTRCPKVMDLCRRVEPEYREVAPGHFTACHLHNQTAGQTAA; from the coding sequence ATGTTTGACGGCGGCAAGCGGCCTCTGGTCGAGGTCGAAGGGCTGAAGATGTATTTCCCGATCACGGCGGGGCTGTTCCGCGCCAAGGTCGGCGACGTGAAGGCGGTCGATGACGTGACCTTCACCATCTTTGAGGGCGAAACCCTGGGTCTGGTGGGGGAATCGGGCTGTGGCAAATCCACCTGCGGGCGGGCGGTGCTGCGGCTTTACGAACCCACCGCGGGCTCGGTGCTGATCGACGGCGAGGATGTTCTGGCGGCGCCGCCGGGCGAACTCCGCGCGCTGCGCCCGAAGATGCAGATGGTGTTTCAGGACCCGCAGGCGTCCTTGAACCCGCGCATGACGGTGGCGGGGATCATCGGCGAGCCTTTGGACGAACACACGACGCTGAACCGGGCGCAGAAACTGGCCCGGATCTACGAGTTGATGGACAAGGTCGGGCTGAACCGCGATTTCGCCAACCGCTATCCGCATGAATTTTCCGGCGGCCAGCGCCAGCGCATCGGCATTGCCCGGGCCCTGGCGCTGAACCCGCGCTTCATCGTCTGCGACGAGCCGATCGCGGCCCTGGACGTGTCGATTCAGGCGCAGGTGGTGAACCTTCTGGAAGAGCTGCAGGACAGCCTTGGGCTGACCTATCTGTTCATCAGCCATGACCTGTCGATGGTGCGCCACATCGCCGACCGCGTCGCGGTGATGTATCTGGGCCGGATCGTCGAGCTGGCCTCGCGCGATGCGCTTTATGAAGCGCCGCTGCATCCCTATACGCAGGCGCTGCTTTCGGCCGTGCCCGAGCCCGACCCGAATGCCGAAACCACCCGGCAGCGGATCATCCTCAAGGGCGACGTGCCCTCGCCCGCCAATCCGCCCAAGGGCTGCAATTTCTGCACCCGCTGCCCGAAGGTGATGGATCTGTGCCGCAGGGTCGAGCCCGAGTATCGCGAAGTGGCGCCGGGTCATTTCACCGCCTGCCATCTGCACAATCAGACCGCCGGGCAAACGGCGGCGTGA
- a CDS encoding cryptochrome/photolyase family protein — translation MRLVFILGDQLTRGISSLDGIEPARDVVLMVEVAAEATYVRHHKQKLVLVLSAMRHFAEELRAEGIRVDYVRLDDPGNLQDFTGELARAVARHRPEAVVVTHPGEWRVLELMRGWPGRIGVPVEIREDDRFLCAPAEFALLTAAGKTGRMEYFYREMRRRTGLLMEGAKPLGGKWNFDAENRKALPRGHRAPRRRRFAPDAVTAEVMTLVEARFGDHFGRLDRFGWPVTRAEALQALEDFLRVGLPSFGDWQDAMQAGEDFLYHALIAPALNIGLLTALEVAAAAEREYHAGRAPLNAVEGFIRQVIGWREFVRGIYWTEMPGYAATNALNATRPLPAFYWTGATRMRCLAEVIRGTRDNAYAHHIQRLMVTGNFALLAGIAPAEIEEWYLAVYADAFEWVELPNVHGMVAHADGGRLGSKPYAAAAAYIGRMSDYCRGCGHDAKARTGKNACPMNYLYWNFLITHQDRFGKNPRMALPYKALTAMGEGERAAIMAEAEAFFARMAAPEAPSGQLSLGW, via the coding sequence ATGAGGCTGGTTTTCATCCTTGGCGATCAGCTGACGCGGGGGATCTCGTCCTTGGACGGGATCGAGCCCGCGCGCGATGTGGTGCTGATGGTCGAGGTCGCGGCCGAAGCGACCTATGTGCGGCACCACAAGCAGAAACTGGTTCTGGTCCTCTCGGCGATGCGGCATTTCGCGGAGGAGCTGCGGGCCGAGGGGATCAGGGTCGATTACGTGCGGCTGGACGATCCGGGCAATCTGCAGGATTTCACCGGGGAACTCGCCCGGGCCGTGGCGCGGCATCGCCCCGAGGCGGTGGTGGTGACGCATCCGGGCGAATGGCGGGTGCTGGAGCTGATGCGGGGCTGGCCCGGGCGGATCGGTGTTCCGGTCGAGATCCGCGAGGATGACCGCTTCCTGTGTGCGCCCGCCGAATTCGCCCTGCTGACGGCGGCGGGCAAGACCGGGCGGATGGAATATTTCTACCGCGAGATGCGGCGGCGCACCGGGCTTTTGATGGAGGGGGCGAAACCCCTTGGCGGGAAATGGAATTTCGACGCCGAGAACCGCAAGGCCCTGCCGCGCGGCCATCGGGCGCCGAGACGCAGACGGTTTGCCCCCGATGCGGTGACGGCCGAGGTGATGACGCTGGTCGAGGCGCGGTTTGGCGATCACTTCGGCAGGCTGGATCGTTTTGGCTGGCCGGTGACGCGCGCCGAGGCGCTGCAGGCGCTGGAGGATTTCCTGCGCGTCGGTCTGCCGTCGTTCGGGGATTGGCAGGATGCGATGCAGGCGGGCGAGGATTTCCTCTATCATGCGCTGATCGCGCCTGCGCTGAACATCGGGCTTCTGACCGCGCTTGAGGTCGCGGCGGCGGCGGAACGGGAATATCATGCGGGCCGGGCGCCCCTGAACGCGGTCGAGGGTTTTATCCGGCAGGTGATCGGCTGGCGCGAATTCGTCCGCGGGATTTATTGGACCGAAATGCCCGGCTATGCGGCGACGAATGCGCTGAATGCCACGCGGCCCTTGCCCGCCTTTTACTGGACCGGCGCGACACGGATGCGCTGTCTGGCCGAGGTGATCCGGGGCACGCGCGACAATGCCTATGCGCATCACATCCAGCGGCTGATGGTGACGGGGAATTTCGCGCTTCTGGCGGGGATCGCGCCCGCAGAGATCGAGGAATGGTATCTGGCGGTCTATGCCGATGCGTTTGAATGGGTGGAACTCCCGAATGTGCATGGGATGGTGGCCCATGCCGATGGCGGGCGGCTGGGGTCGAAACCCTATGCGGCGGCGGCGGCCTATATCGGGCGGATGTCGGATTACTGCCGCGGCTGCGGCCATGATGCCAAGGCGCGGACCGGCAAGAACGCCTGTCCGATGAATTACCTGTACTGGAATTTCCTGATCACCCATCAGGACCGGTTCGGAAAGAATCCCCGGATGGCGCTGCCCTACAAGGCGCTGACTGCGATGGGGGAGGGGGAGCGGGCAGCGATCATGGCCGAGGCCGAGGCGTTCTTCGCGCGGATGGCGGCGCCCGAGGCGCCGTCGGGGCAGTTGTCGCTGGGGTGGTAG
- a CDS encoding ABC transporter permease, translating to MFQYTMRRLLIAIPTLLIISLVIFLLLEAAPGDPLGEVPLTVPPEVKAKMRSALGLDAAWYVRYFLWLKQMFWIEPMHLIDTLFGTHLADDMQRVISFQSRQPVMDIIAQRMPQTLIVVGSAYVIGVLIAVPIGILSAYRQYSWFDNLGTFISMIGFSVPTFFTGVVLIVIFAVKLQWFPMVYDTTLQVTDWDSFTKQLRQMVMPVTVLSLFNAAQISRFMRSSMLDNLGQDYVRTARAKGLTERVVVLIHVLRNSLIPVVTVIALGVPSIFGGAIITEQVFKVNGLGQQLILAIHANDLPMVMTLTFIFAVLIVLFNLIADLLYGILDPRIRYD from the coding sequence ATGTTCCAGTATACGATGCGACGATTGCTGATTGCGATCCCGACGCTTCTGATCATTTCTCTGGTGATCTTCCTGCTTCTGGAGGCCGCCCCCGGCGACCCCCTGGGCGAGGTTCCCCTGACCGTGCCGCCCGAAGTGAAGGCGAAGATGCGCAGTGCGCTCGGCCTCGATGCCGCGTGGTATGTGCGCTATTTCCTCTGGCTCAAGCAGATGTTCTGGATCGAGCCGATGCATCTGATCGACACGCTCTTCGGCACGCATCTGGCCGATGACATGCAGCGGGTGATCTCGTTCCAGTCGCGCCAGCCGGTGATGGACATCATCGCGCAGCGCATGCCGCAGACGCTGATCGTCGTCGGCTCGGCCTATGTGATCGGCGTCCTGATCGCGGTGCCGATCGGCATCCTGTCGGCCTACCGGCAATATTCCTGGTTCGACAACCTTGGCACCTTCATCTCGATGATCGGCTTTTCGGTGCCGACCTTCTTTACCGGCGTCGTGCTGATCGTGATCTTCGCGGTCAAGCTGCAATGGTTCCCGATGGTCTATGACACCACCTTGCAGGTCACCGACTGGGACAGCTTCACGAAGCAGCTCCGGCAGATGGTGATGCCGGTCACGGTGCTCTCGCTCTTCAACGCGGCGCAGATCTCGCGGTTCATGCGGTCTTCCATGCTTGACAACCTCGGGCAGGATTACGTCCGCACCGCCCGCGCCAAGGGCCTGACCGAGCGGGTCGTGGTGCTGATCCACGTGCTGCGCAACTCGCTCATCCCGGTCGTCACCGTGATCGCGCTGGGCGTGCCCTCGATCTTCGGCGGCGCGATCATCACCGAACAGGTGTTCAAGGTGAACGGGCTCGGCCAGCAGCTGATCCTGGCCATCCACGCCAACGACCTGCCGATGGTGATGACGCTGACCTTCATCTTCGCCGTGCTGATCGTGCTTTTCAACCTGATTGCCGATCTGCTTTACGGCATCCTCGATCCCCGGATCCGCTATGACTGA
- a CDS encoding peptide ABC transporter substrate-binding protein — translation MKLKTALMGAAAVLAFAPAAFAERGADGELKIIQSQAASTMNQYLSSGTKDINASSMVSEPLASYKPDGTLMARLAAEIPTLENGGVSADGKTITWKLLPGVKWSDGTDFTADDVVFTGQYCMDPAGGCAQLSKFEGIEKIEAVDPLTVKITFLKPKTNPYSAFVGALAPILQKAQFEKCLGANASSCTEANFKPIGTGPFMVTDFKTNDVAVFEANPHYRDPAKPAFARATLKGGNDAMSTARAVMETAEYDYGWNTQIEPEVQAQMIAAGKGKFVTAYGGLVERLELNMTDPSSALPEGERSTVKHPHPIFSDIRVRQALSMAIDRSLLVEIGYGEAARPTCNLVPAPEMFASDNTGCLTQDVEGAKKLLDEAGWTDTDGDGIRDKDGKKLSLVFQTSVNPIRQNFQAMIKQWWNDVGIEVELKQIDPSVFFGGDAGSPDTFQKFYADVQMFANEWDGTDPQAYLAQLTCEKAPKPEDQWQGENIPRFCNPDYDALIKEMLTTADAGARAEQIKKLNDMVTKDAMVTVPLANRARFSAVSNTLLGVEMNAWDSEYWNVADWSRAK, via the coding sequence ATGAAACTCAAGACCGCTTTGATGGGGGCCGCCGCCGTGCTGGCCTTTGCGCCCGCCGCGTTCGCCGAACGCGGTGCGGACGGTGAGCTGAAGATCATCCAGTCGCAGGCCGCCTCGACGATGAACCAGTACCTGTCCTCGGGCACCAAGGACATCAACGCCTCCTCGATGGTCTCGGAGCCGCTGGCCTCCTACAAGCCCGATGGCACGCTGATGGCCCGCCTTGCGGCGGAAATCCCGACGCTGGAAAACGGCGGCGTTTCGGCTGACGGCAAGACCATCACCTGGAAGCTGCTGCCGGGCGTGAAATGGTCGGACGGCACCGATTTCACCGCCGATGACGTGGTCTTCACCGGGCAATATTGCATGGATCCGGCCGGCGGCTGCGCGCAGCTGTCGAAATTCGAAGGCATCGAGAAGATCGAAGCCGTCGATCCGCTGACCGTGAAGATCACCTTCCTGAAGCCGAAGACGAATCCCTATTCCGCCTTCGTCGGCGCGCTGGCGCCGATCCTGCAAAAGGCGCAATTCGAGAAATGCCTGGGCGCCAATGCCTCGAGCTGCACCGAGGCGAACTTCAAGCCGATCGGCACCGGCCCGTTCATGGTCACCGACTTCAAGACCAATGACGTGGCGGTGTTCGAGGCGAACCCCCATTACCGCGATCCGGCCAAGCCCGCCTTCGCCCGTGCCACGCTCAAGGGCGGCAACGATGCGATGTCGACGGCGCGCGCCGTGATGGAAACGGCCGAATACGATTACGGCTGGAACACCCAGATCGAGCCCGAAGTGCAGGCGCAGATGATCGCCGCGGGCAAGGGCAAGTTCGTGACCGCTTACGGCGGGCTGGTCGAACGGCTGGAACTGAACATGACCGACCCCTCCTCGGCCCTGCCCGAGGGCGAGCGCTCGACCGTCAAGCATCCGCATCCGATCTTCTCCGACATCCGCGTGCGTCAGGCGCTGTCGATGGCGATCGACCGCTCGCTGCTGGTCGAAATCGGCTATGGCGAGGCGGCCCGGCCGACCTGCAACCTGGTGCCCGCGCCCGAGATGTTCGCCTCGGACAACACCGGCTGCCTGACCCAGGACGTGGAAGGCGCGAAGAAGCTGCTCGATGAGGCGGGCTGGACCGATACCGACGGCGACGGCATCCGCGACAAGGACGGCAAGAAACTGAGCCTGGTGTTCCAGACCTCGGTCAACCCGATCCGGCAGAACTTCCAGGCGATGATCAAGCAATGGTGGAACGATGTCGGCATCGAGGTCGAGCTGAAACAGATCGACCCGTCGGTGTTCTTCGGCGGCGATGCGGGCTCGCCCGACACGTTCCAGAAGTTCTACGCCGATGTGCAGATGTTCGCCAACGAATGGGACGGCACCGACCCGCAAGCCTATCTGGCGCAGCTGACCTGCGAAAAGGCACCCAAGCCCGAGGATCAGTGGCAGGGGGAAAACATCCCGCGCTTCTGCAACCCGGATTACGACGCGCTGATCAAGGAAATGCTGACGACGGCCGATGCCGGCGCCCGCGCCGAGCAGATCAAGAAGTTGAACGACATGGTGACGAAAGATGCGATGGTGACGGTGCCGCTGGCGAACCGCGCCCGCTTCTCGGCGGTGTCGAACACGCTTCTCGGCGTCGAGATGAACGCCTGGGACAGCGAATACTGGAACGTGGCCGACTGGTCGCGGGCGAAGTGA